The DNA window CCGCCACGGCATCGTCGTCACGCAGCGTGGCGGCGGCGGCGGTGCGGCGCTGGCGCTTCCGGCGGATCAGGTGCGGCTTGGCGATGTCGTCAGGCTGCTGGAAGACGGACAACCGCTTGTCGAATGTTTCGCGGCAGGTGGCGGGGAGTGTTCGCTGGACGGATGCTGCCGGCTGAAATCGCGGCTGCGCCACGCCGAGGCCCGGTTTCTGGACGATCTGAACCGATCCACCATGGCCGATATCGCGCTGAAGAAAACGGAGATGGCATGACCCGCGCCGAAACCAACCCGCCACCCGTCCGGATCGCCTTCGACAACGGATCGCCGGTCGTCGATGCGGACGCGATCGCGCCCTTGCTGGGGATCGAGGTGGACGAGTTGCGCCGCGGCCTGCAGCAGGGCCAGATCACCACCGGGGTCGAACGGGGCGAGGCCGAGGATGAGGGCCGGTTCCGGCTGACATTCGTATCGGCACAGTGGCGGCTGCGGCTGACCTGCGACGCGGACGGCAATGTTCTGTCGGTGTCGCGCGTGCAGCGCGGGGCACCGACTCGGTTGACCCCGCACGATTGAGAGGACAGGATGCAATCGACCTGTTCATGCAGCAGCAAGCCTGCAACCAGACGGCGAATGACGAGCGGAGGGTGACTGGATGGGTGTTCTCGTCTTTCTGATCCCGGTGACGATCGCGATGGGTCTTATCGGGCTGTTCGCGTTCTTCTGGAGCCTGCGCAGCGGGCAATACAACGATCTCGACGGCGATGCCACGCGCATCCTGAACCCCGATGAGGACCGGCCGCTGGTCCCGACCTCGCCTGCACCACCCAAGGAGAAGCAGTCATGATCGCCAATCTGACCCGCAACGAGCGTCAGGGCGCGCTGATGATCTCGATCTCGGTCCTGATCGTGGGGCTGGCGATGGCCGCGCTTGGCGCCGGCGATCTGATGGGGATGCAGGGCTGGGTGGTGATCCTGTTCGCCGCCGTCATGTGCACCATCGTGCTGCGCGGGCTGGACGCAGACGAGCCGACCGAGGATCGCGCCGCCAGCTATTACGACGATCCGACCAAGGTGGGGATCGTGATCTCGCTGATCTGGGCGGTGATCGGGATGGGAGTCGGGGTCTGGGTCGCCTCGATGCTGGCCTGGCCCAATCTGCGCTTCGACGCCGCCTGGTCCAGCTTTGGCCGGGTGCGCCCGGTGCACACGTCGGGGGTGATCTTCGGCTTTGGCGGCAATGCGCTGATCGCCACCTCGTTCCACATCATGCAGCGGACGTCGCGGGCGCGGATGCCCAATCAGGTGCTGCCGTGGTTCGTGCTGTTCGGCTTCAACCTGTTCTGCATCGTCGCCGCCAGCGGCTATCTGATGGGGATCACCCAGTCCAAGGAATATGCCGAGCCGGAATGGTATGCCGATATCTGGCTGGTCGTGGTCTGGGTGGCGTATTTCGTGCTGTATATCCGCACGCTGGCCCGCCGGAACGAGCCGCATATCTATGTGGCGAACTGGTATTACATGGCCTTCATCCTGGTCATGGCGGTGCTGCACATCGTCAACAACCTTGCCGTCCCGGCCAGCTTGACCGGGGCCAAAAGCTATTCCGCGTTTTCGGGCGTTCAGGACGCGATGACGCAATGGTGGTACGGCCACAACGCGGTGGCGTTCTTCCTGACCTCGGGCTTTCTGGGGATGCTGTATTATTTCCTGCCCAAGCGCGCGGGACGGCCGATCTATTCCTATCGCCTGTCGATCCTGTCCTTCTGGGGCATCGTGTTCTTCTATATCTGGGTCGGCTCGCACCACCTGCATTACACGGCGCTGCCGCATTGGGTGCAGACGCTTGGGATGACGTTCTCGGTCATGCTGCTGGTGCCGTCATGGGCGTCGGCGGGCAACGCGCTGATGACGCTGAACGGGGCCTGGCACAAGGTGCGCGACGACGCCACGCTGCGCTTCATGATGGTCGCGGCGGTGTTCTATGGCCTGTCCACGTTCGAGGGGTCGTTCATGGCGATCCGTCCCGTGAACGGCCTGTCCCATTACACCGACTGGACCGTGGGTCACGTTCATGCCGGCGCGAT is part of the Paracoccus stylophorae genome and encodes:
- a CDS encoding RrF2 family transcriptional regulator is translated as MRLTSFTDYGLRILMRLAAQSGQVLSTAELASDLHLSRNHLSKIVQHLSRHGIVVTQRGGGGGAALALPADQVRLGDVVRLLEDGQPLVECFAAGGGECSLDGCCRLKSRLRHAEARFLDDLNRSTMADIALKKTEMA
- a CDS encoding DUF6522 family protein, which codes for MTRAETNPPPVRIAFDNGSPVVDADAIAPLLGIEVDELRRGLQQGQITTGVERGEAEDEGRFRLTFVSAQWRLRLTCDADGNVLSVSRVQRGAPTRLTPHD
- the ccoS gene encoding cbb3-type cytochrome oxidase assembly protein CcoS; this encodes MGVLVFLIPVTIAMGLIGLFAFFWSLRSGQYNDLDGDATRILNPDEDRPLVPTSPAPPKEKQS
- the ccoN gene encoding cytochrome-c oxidase, cbb3-type subunit I encodes the protein MIANLTRNERQGALMISISVLIVGLAMAALGAGDLMGMQGWVVILFAAVMCTIVLRGLDADEPTEDRAASYYDDPTKVGIVISLIWAVIGMGVGVWVASMLAWPNLRFDAAWSSFGRVRPVHTSGVIFGFGGNALIATSFHIMQRTSRARMPNQVLPWFVLFGFNLFCIVAASGYLMGITQSKEYAEPEWYADIWLVVVWVAYFVLYIRTLARRNEPHIYVANWYYMAFILVMAVLHIVNNLAVPASLTGAKSYSAFSGVQDAMTQWWYGHNAVAFFLTSGFLGMLYYFLPKRAGRPIYSYRLSILSFWGIVFFYIWVGSHHLHYTALPHWVQTLGMTFSVMLLVPSWASAGNALMTLNGAWHKVRDDATLRFMMVAAVFYGLSTFEGSFMAIRPVNGLSHYTDWTVGHVHAGAMGWVALITFGSIYALAPLLWRRESMYSWKAVEWHFWLALAGTVIYVFAMWNSGIIQGLMWRTYSESGTLRYSFVDSLVAMHPYYMARAFGGLLFLIGAVIGLWNVVMTIRHVPRRTPELDYPTGSEANEPAVPAE